Proteins encoded in a region of the Podarcis muralis chromosome 6, rPodMur119.hap1.1, whole genome shotgun sequence genome:
- the EIF4A2 gene encoding eukaryotic initiation factor 4A-II: MSGGSADYGRDHGPEGMDPDGVIESNWNEIVDNFDDMNLKESLLRGIYAYGFEKPSAIQQRAIIPCIKGYDVIAQAQSGTGKTATFAISILQQLEIDLKETQALVLAPTRELAQQIQKVILALGDYMGATCHACIGGTNVRNEMQKLQAEAPHIVVGTPGRVFDMLNRRYLSPKWIKMFVLDEADEMLSRGFKDQIYEIFQKLSTNIQVVLLSATMPMDVLEVTKKFMRDPIRILVKKEELTLEGIKQFYINVEREEWKLDTLCDLYETLTITQAVIFLNTRRKVDWLTEKMHARDFTVSALHGDMDQKERDVIMREFRSGSSRVLITTDLLARGIDVQQVSLVINYDLPTNRENYIHRIGRGGRFGRKGVAINFVTEEDKRILRDIETFYNTTVEEMPMNVADLI; this comes from the exons ATGTCAGGCGGCTCCGCGGATTACGGCAG AGACCATGGCCCAGAGGGAATGGACCCCGATGGCGTCATTGAG agcaACTGGAATGAAATTGTTGACAATTTTGATGATATGAACTTAAAAGAATCCCTCCTCAGGGGCATTTATGCATATGGTTTTGAGAAACCTTCAGCTATTCAGCAGCGTGCTATTATTCCATGCATCAAAG GGTATGATGTGATTGCTCAAGCTCAGTCAGGTACTGGCAAGACAGCCACATTTGCTATTTCCATCCTGCAACAGTTGGAGATTGATCTCAAGGAGACCCAAGCACTAGTATTGGCCCCAACCAGAGAACTGGCTCAACAG ATCCAAAAAGTTATTCTGGCTCTTGGCGATTATATGGGTGCAACTTGTCATGCTTGCATTGGTGGCACAAATGTTCGCAATGAGATGCAGAAGCTGCAAGCAGAAGCTCCCCATATTGTGGTGGGAACTCCAGGACGTGTGTTTGACATGTTAAACAGGCGCTATCTGT CGCCTAAATGGATCAAAATGTTTgtgttggatgaagcagatgaaaTGTTGAGCCGGGGATTTAAGGATCAAATCTATGAAATTTTTCAGAAATTGAGCACAAACATTCAG GTTGTTTTGCTGTCTGCCACTATGCCAATGGATGTGCTGGAAGTGACCAAAAAGTTTATGAGAGATCCTATTCGTATTCTTGTGAAGAAAGAGGAATTGACCCTTGAGGGTATTAAACAATTCTACATTAATGTGGAGAGAGAG GAATGGAAGCTTGATACTCTCTGTGATTTGTATGAAACCCTGACCATTACGCAGGCTGTCATTTTCCTTAACACAAGGAGGAAAGTAGATTGGCTTACAGAGAAAATGCATGCACGAGACTTCACTGTTTCTGCTCTG CATGGTGACATGGACCAGAAGGAGCGAGATGTTATCATGAGAGAATTTAGGTCAGGTTCAAGCCGTGTCTTGATCACTACTGATTTATTG GCTCGTGGCATTGACGTGCAGCAAGTATCGTTGGTTATAAATTACGATCTGCCCACCAATCGTGAGAACTACATTCACAG GATTGGCCGCGGTGGTCGTTTTGGCAGGAAAGGTGTGGCTATAAACTTTGTCACTGAGGAGGACAAGCGGATCCTTCGGGATATTGAGACTTTCTACAATACTACAGTGGAGGAAATGCCAATGAATGTGGCTGACCTCATTTAA